The DNA window CACGAAGCTCGGATAGAACTCCTCCAGAAGCTGGCTCAAAAGCTTAACAACATCCACCTTTCCAACATGCATGCTCATCTTGCCATAATTCATCTTGGTAAATCCGAACAGATCCTCGATCAGCTTCTCCAGGCGTTTGGACTTTGCATACGCGATATCAATGTACTTCTTCTGCATCTCCTGTGGAATCTCCACCTTGCCGGACAACAGCTCCAGATATCCGATGATCGATGTGAGGGGTGTCCTCAGATCATGGGCCACATTAGTGATCAGCTCATTTTTCGTCCTCTCTGCCTCCCTCTCCTTATCCATCAGCCTGCGGATATCCTCCATCATCTTATTGAGGTTTACCGCCATCTGGGTAAATTCGTCATCTCCCGTGACCTCCACCGTTGTATTCAGATCTCCCTCCGAAATATTCTGGATAGCGGAAGAGATCTTCCCGATGTAGCGCAGCGCTTTCTCCTGCAGTGTCATAAAGGTCACGGTAAATACGCCAATCCCCATGAGCACATAGATGAGGACCATCAGCGTATTGATTTCCGTCATCTGCAGAAAAAAGGAATCGGCGTATCTCGTCTCTTTCAGATACCCAATGATCATGGAAACATTCGCGATGAGAAATACTTCTATCAGGCAGGTTATCACTGCACTGTAAAATATGTTTGTAACGATT is part of the [Clostridium] symbiosum genome and encodes:
- a CDS encoding HAMP domain-containing sensor histidine kinase gives rise to the protein MSKRFRTKIVTNIFYSAVITCLIEVFLIANVSMIIGYLKETRYADSFFLQMTEINTLMVLIYVLMGIGVFTVTFMTLQEKALRYIGKISSAIQNISEGDLNTTVEVTGDDEFTQMAVNLNKMMEDIRRLMDKEREAERTKNELITNVAHDLRTPLTSIIGYLELLSGKVEIPQEMQKKYIDIAYAKSKRLEKLIEDLFGFTKMNYGKMSMHVGKVDVVKLLSQLLEEFYPSFVDKNLSYELQSNVPGKVITADGNLLARLFDNLINNAIKYGADGKRVLVKIQVAEPTVTVSVTNYGYVIPEDELPFIFNKFYRVEQSRSTNTGGTGLGLAIAKNIVDMHGGTIQVTSDLNGTVFTVKLKTNFDVNKENFDTPA